From the genome of Chthoniobacterales bacterium, one region includes:
- a CDS encoding nucleotide sugar dehydrogenase, which translates to MIPKPENARYEVAVVGLGYVGIPLALAFARAGCRTLGLDSDAGRVLELQQGHSPLTHLASERIARAAADGHLEFTGDNTRLSESQAVIICVPTPLRKHQDPDLSHILAAGGEIGPHLRKGMLVSLESSTYPGTTREELRAVLEKASGLEAGRDFALVFSPEREDPGNSKSVLGDMPKVIGGLTPACLERGLELYGRVVKQMIPVSNCDTAEAVKLTENIFRFANIALVNELKRIFGLMGIDIWEVIEAAKTKPFGYMPFYPGPGVGGHCIPIDPYYLTWKVREYNTDTRFIELAGQINRSMPYYVVNHLLEAMNAAGRSLRGTRVLVLGVAYKPGVSDDRESPAYAIMDLLRGKGADVQYYDPHVPRIAPGHNHWAGRHSIPWSEHELRGFDAAVVCTAHRDVDYAKLAGTVPLIVDACNVVPKDKKARVVAA; encoded by the coding sequence ATGATCCCCAAGCCGGAAAACGCCCGCTACGAAGTCGCCGTGGTGGGACTCGGCTACGTGGGAATCCCCCTCGCGCTCGCTTTTGCCCGCGCGGGTTGCCGCACACTGGGACTCGACTCGGATGCGGGGCGCGTCCTTGAACTTCAGCAGGGCCACTCCCCCCTGACGCACCTCGCCTCGGAAAGAATCGCCAGGGCCGCGGCGGACGGACACCTCGAGTTCACCGGAGACAACACGCGCTTGAGCGAATCGCAGGCCGTCATCATCTGCGTCCCGACGCCCCTGCGGAAACATCAGGACCCGGACCTTTCGCATATCCTTGCCGCCGGCGGCGAGATCGGCCCGCACTTGCGCAAAGGCATGCTCGTTTCGCTCGAATCCAGCACCTACCCCGGCACCACGCGCGAGGAACTCCGCGCCGTTTTGGAGAAGGCCTCCGGCCTCGAAGCCGGACGGGATTTTGCCCTCGTGTTTTCCCCCGAGCGGGAAGATCCGGGCAACAGCAAAAGCGTGCTGGGCGACATGCCCAAAGTGATCGGCGGCCTGACCCCGGCCTGCCTCGAACGCGGTCTCGAGCTTTACGGTCGCGTCGTGAAGCAAATGATCCCGGTGAGCAACTGCGATACGGCCGAGGCGGTCAAGCTCACGGAGAATATTTTCCGCTTCGCCAACATCGCACTTGTCAACGAACTCAAGCGCATCTTCGGCCTCATGGGCATCGACATTTGGGAGGTGATTGAAGCCGCCAAGACCAAACCCTTCGGCTACATGCCTTTCTACCCCGGGCCGGGCGTCGGCGGACATTGCATCCCTATCGACCCTTATTACCTCACGTGGAAGGTGCGCGAATACAACACCGACACACGCTTCATCGAACTGGCGGGGCAAATCAACCGCTCGATGCCCTACTACGTCGTCAACCATCTGCTCGAAGCGATGAACGCGGCGGGCCGCTCGCTCCGCGGCACCCGTGTCCTGGTGCTCGGGGTGGCCTACAAGCCGGGCGTTTCCGACGACCGCGAATCGCCGGCCTACGCGATCATGGACCTCCTCCGCGGCAAAGGCGCCGATGTGCAATATTACGATCCCCATGTGCCGCGCATCGCTCCCGGTCACAACCATTGGGCGGGACGCCATTCGATACCATGGAGCGAACACGAACTGCGCGGATTCGACGCCGCCGTCGTCTGCACCGCACATCGCGATGTCGATTACGCCAAACTTGCGGGAACCGTCCCCCTCATCGTCGATGCATGCAATGTCGTGCCCAAGGACAAGAAGGCGCGCGTGGTCGCGGCTTGA
- a CDS encoding PAS domain S-box protein, translated as MKSAPLPSDELARQRALQDLHLLDTPAEQEFDDITLLASFICETPIALISLVDKDRQWFKSRVGLDIPETPRDIALCAHAILGDEIFEVVDAAADERFKDNPVVTGDLHLRFYAGVPLKTLDNHNVGTLCVIDRKPRQLTDAQRAALKALGRQIMRLVELRKSTRLQDELRRKLSAETALTRAIIENAGAAIISTDLDSTILTFNPAAEQMLGYSADEVIGKVSPVSFHDPGEVAERAAELSAHYGEKVSGLDVFLRPLRDQAADTVEWTYIAKDGRRIPILLTMSVLRDEAGQPFGYLGIIRDLGEAKARTHRLEAAARLGDIVRRSQESFITGGPTNQMFDRLLTDILEYTRSEYGFIGEVLYDENGAPFLKTHAITNIAWNEATRKLYEESKATGFIFRNLHTLFGAALTTGEPVIANRPATDPRRGGLPQGHPAMHAFLGLPIHYGGNLVGLVGVANRPGGYDDEFVRELAPMAASCAALIHAMRLDVERSATRQSLVREQDRFRLIVDTATEAFIEVAEDGTVTEWNQHAAEAFRAPVADAVGRQIDDLVMLRGEDGHDSGLRDHVPTELERPGQPREFTFRCADGTQFQGELVMWAMPEGSERRYCAFIRDVTERRELEKQQRLRFESETLLKEIHHRVKNNMQVISSLLSIQSSQLKDDQRDVFLECRERIRAMSLIHDRLYSTGKYAGIDFADYLREMVALITSSNRPAGAEVHVDLQLQPVEVELDKAVPLSLIASELVLNSLKHAFRDRSEGTLTVRLGNKDGTCRLFVGDDGPGMQPASTERAGVGLQLIEGLARQIKARREVSAGPGLGTTILWEQ; from the coding sequence ATGAAGTCTGCCCCGTTGCCGTCCGATGAATTGGCCCGACAGCGTGCGCTCCAGGATCTGCACCTGCTTGATACGCCTGCGGAGCAGGAATTCGACGACATCACGCTGCTTGCTTCTTTCATCTGCGAGACGCCCATTGCGCTCATTTCGCTCGTGGACAAGGACCGCCAGTGGTTCAAGAGCCGGGTCGGCCTTGATATTCCGGAGACGCCCCGCGACATCGCCCTCTGCGCCCATGCCATTCTCGGCGACGAAATTTTCGAGGTGGTAGACGCCGCGGCCGACGAGCGCTTCAAAGACAATCCAGTTGTCACCGGCGATCTGCACCTGCGTTTCTACGCCGGGGTGCCGCTCAAGACCTTGGACAACCACAACGTGGGCACGCTCTGCGTGATCGACCGCAAGCCGCGCCAACTCACGGATGCGCAGCGCGCCGCCCTCAAGGCCTTGGGGCGGCAGATCATGAGGTTGGTCGAGCTGCGCAAATCGACGCGCTTGCAAGACGAACTCCGCCGCAAGCTCTCGGCCGAGACAGCCCTCACCCGGGCGATCATCGAGAACGCCGGCGCTGCCATCATTTCCACGGATCTCGATTCGACCATCCTCACTTTCAATCCGGCGGCGGAACAAATGCTCGGCTACAGCGCCGACGAGGTTATCGGGAAAGTTTCGCCCGTTTCGTTCCACGACCCTGGTGAAGTTGCTGAACGAGCCGCCGAGCTTTCCGCGCACTACGGCGAGAAGGTCAGCGGCCTCGATGTCTTTCTACGTCCGCTGCGCGACCAAGCGGCGGACACGGTGGAGTGGACGTATATTGCCAAGGACGGACGGCGCATCCCCATACTTCTGACCATGTCGGTGTTGCGGGACGAGGCCGGCCAGCCGTTCGGTTACCTCGGGATCATCCGAGATCTGGGCGAAGCGAAAGCGCGGACCCACAGGTTGGAAGCCGCCGCGCGGTTGGGAGACATTGTCCGTCGCAGCCAGGAATCTTTCATCACGGGCGGGCCCACCAATCAAATGTTCGACCGTCTGCTCACCGACATTCTCGAATACACGCGCAGCGAATACGGGTTCATCGGCGAAGTGCTCTACGACGAGAACGGTGCGCCTTTCCTGAAGACGCATGCCATCACAAACATTGCTTGGAACGAGGCTACGAGAAAGTTGTATGAGGAAAGCAAGGCGACAGGTTTCATTTTCCGCAACCTGCACACGCTTTTCGGCGCGGCCCTGACCACGGGCGAGCCGGTGATCGCGAACCGTCCCGCGACCGACCCGCGGCGCGGCGGCCTTCCCCAAGGCCACCCGGCAATGCACGCCTTTCTCGGTCTGCCCATCCACTACGGCGGCAACCTCGTCGGCTTGGTCGGTGTGGCGAACAGGCCCGGGGGTTACGACGACGAGTTTGTGCGCGAGCTGGCGCCTATGGCGGCTTCCTGCGCGGCGCTCATTCACGCGATGCGGCTCGATGTCGAACGCTCCGCGACGCGTCAGTCGCTGGTCCGCGAACAAGACCGCTTCCGCCTCATTGTCGACACGGCGACCGAGGCCTTCATCGAGGTTGCAGAGGATGGAACGGTCACCGAGTGGAATCAGCACGCGGCGGAAGCGTTTCGCGCCCCGGTCGCCGATGCGGTCGGGCGGCAAATCGACGACCTTGTCATGCTCCGCGGCGAGGACGGGCACGACTCCGGTTTGCGTGACCACGTTCCGACCGAACTCGAGCGGCCCGGCCAGCCGCGCGAGTTCACTTTCCGCTGCGCCGATGGCACGCAATTCCAGGGGGAGCTTGTCATGTGGGCCATGCCCGAGGGCTCGGAACGCCGCTATTGCGCATTCATCCGCGACGTGACCGAGCGCCGGGAACTCGAGAAGCAGCAGCGCTTGCGTTTCGAGTCCGAGACTCTCCTCAAGGAAATCCACCACCGCGTTAAGAACAACATGCAGGTCATTTCGAGTCTGCTCAGCATCCAATCCTCGCAGCTTAAAGATGACCAGCGCGACGTTTTCCTCGAGTGCCGCGAGCGCATAAGAGCCATGTCCCTCATCCATGACCGCCTTTACTCCACGGGCAAGTATGCCGGGATCGACTTCGCCGATTATTTGCGAGAAATGGTCGCGTTGATCACGTCCTCCAACCGTCCGGCCGGTGCCGAGGTGCATGTGGACCTTCAACTGCAGCCGGTGGAGGTTGAATTGGACAAAGCTGTGCCGCTGTCGCTCATCGCAAGCGAGCTTGTCCTCAACTCGTTGAAGCACGCCTTCCGCGACCGTAGCGAGGGCACGTTGACCGTGCGGCTCGGCAACAAGGACGGGACTTGCCGGCTGTTTGTCGGTGACGACGGCCCCGGAATGCAACCGGCGAGCACCGAACGTGCCGGCGTCGGGCTGCAGCTCATCGAGGGTTTGGCCAGGCAGATCAAGGCGCGCCGCGAGGTGTCCGCCGGTCCCGGTCTGGGCACGACGATTCTTTGGGAACAATGA
- a CDS encoding glycoside hydrolase family 16 protein, whose amino-acid sequence MSITPNLREPSPSSSMHAMSCPRTRRRAWSRLETLVVRAAFALCLSMPAHSRAEEYFEDFDEHGKPDGTPAMTWRYQADLSPVSGWNDLIPGDGFAYLTAEREFLKKRPCNFTAWPFQTLSFGPVRSNHRISMRAKNTAIPGVACILFTYREEPEVDEIDIEMVADDTEGAEAGHPTGTVGGWTDIRLNTWANASGTDLNPKHTIRMPVTDADGRRVSHRDGRFHIYTIEWKPEAVRFYVDGVLQQTIDDVVPDHPAEVIFGMRQMPWAGQADWDDSQTMLVDWICIEPVSGAPASP is encoded by the coding sequence ATGTCGATTACGCCAAACTTGCGGGAACCGTCCCCCTCATCGTCGATGCATGCAATGTCGTGCCCAAGGACAAGAAGGCGCGCGTGGTCGCGGCTTGAAACGCTGGTCGTCCGCGCTGCATTCGCGCTATGCCTTTCCATGCCCGCACATTCTCGCGCGGAGGAATACTTCGAGGACTTCGACGAGCACGGAAAGCCGGATGGAACCCCGGCGATGACATGGCGATACCAAGCGGACCTGTCGCCGGTTTCCGGATGGAATGATCTCATCCCCGGCGACGGCTTCGCTTACCTGACCGCCGAGAGGGAATTTCTCAAAAAACGCCCGTGCAACTTCACCGCATGGCCCTTCCAGACGCTTTCGTTCGGACCGGTCCGCAGCAACCACCGCATCAGCATGCGCGCAAAAAACACGGCGATTCCCGGGGTGGCGTGCATTCTTTTCACCTACCGCGAAGAACCCGAAGTGGACGAGATCGACATCGAGATGGTGGCCGATGACACCGAAGGCGCGGAAGCCGGGCATCCCACCGGCACCGTGGGAGGATGGACCGATATCCGCCTCAACACGTGGGCCAACGCGAGCGGGACCGACCTGAACCCGAAGCACACCATACGCATGCCGGTCACCGACGCCGACGGGCGCCGCGTTTCCCACCGCGACGGGCGCTTCCATATTTACACCATCGAATGGAAGCCCGAGGCCGTGCGTTTCTACGTCGACGGGGTGCTGCAGCAGACAATCGACGACGTCGTTCCCGACCACCCTGCGGAAGTGATCTTCGGCATGCGCCAGATGCCGTGGGCCGGACAGGCGGATTGGGACGACTCCCAGACGATGCTTGTGGATTGGATTTGCATCGAACCGGTATCGGGCGCTCCCGCAAGTCCTTGA
- a CDS encoding diguanylate cyclase: MSTGCQPPCPRILVVEDEAITAMDLAAELRNLGYEVCGIVDTADAAVEVAAREKPQLVLMDIRLGDGGDGVDAARRIYETNDTALIFLTAHSDDATLARALSVSPYGYIVKPFHARELKVAVEVALSKHAQERAETEKISELVLTDPLTGLANRRRFDQALASEWDRAMREQHALAVLMIDIDHFKKFNDSRGHAAGDECLKSVARALRERCVRAGDLVCRWGGEEFAVILPGTDQAGAIHVARELVAAVRSLGIEHGSPGAASHVTISAGACSALASGGDTAERLVERADAALYAAKQAGRDRALEAA; encoded by the coding sequence ATGAGCACCGGATGCCAGCCCCCATGCCCGCGCATCCTCGTCGTGGAAGACGAGGCCATCACGGCCATGGATCTGGCTGCCGAGCTTCGCAACTTGGGTTACGAGGTGTGCGGCATTGTCGATACGGCGGATGCTGCGGTCGAAGTCGCGGCACGCGAGAAACCGCAGCTCGTGCTCATGGATATCCGCCTCGGGGACGGTGGTGATGGGGTGGACGCGGCACGCCGCATTTACGAAACCAACGACACGGCGCTCATTTTTCTCACCGCGCACTCGGACGATGCCACGCTCGCTCGCGCACTTTCCGTTTCCCCATACGGCTACATCGTCAAGCCTTTCCACGCTCGCGAACTTAAAGTCGCAGTCGAAGTCGCCCTTTCGAAACACGCCCAAGAGCGGGCCGAAACGGAGAAGATATCGGAGCTGGTCCTTACGGATCCGCTGACCGGACTGGCTAATCGCCGGCGTTTCGACCAGGCGCTGGCCTCCGAGTGGGACCGCGCAATGCGCGAGCAACATGCGCTCGCCGTTCTGATGATCGACATCGATCACTTCAAAAAATTCAACGACAGCCGCGGTCACGCTGCCGGCGACGAATGTCTCAAGTCCGTGGCGCGCGCTCTTCGCGAACGCTGCGTTCGTGCCGGGGATCTCGTTTGCCGGTGGGGAGGGGAGGAGTTTGCGGTCATTCTGCCCGGGACCGACCAGGCTGGCGCCATCCATGTTGCGCGCGAATTGGTTGCAGCCGTCCGGTCGCTTGGCATCGAACACGGCAGTCCCGGCGCTGCATCGCACGTCACCATCTCGGCGGGTGCGTGCTCCGCTTTGGCCTCGGGCGGCGATACCGCGGAGAGATTGGTGGAGCGGGCCGATGCCGCGCTTTATGCGGCCAAACAAGCCGGACGCGATCGCGCGCTCGAAGCGGCCTGA
- a CDS encoding diguanylate cyclase, giving the protein MNHASQPASALEAKARITEALEKAWVRGSAESSPLTVAVVSFDTPETQVGVQILQRALQVHCARSRDIVLRRSSDEFVAILPDTPPPGARRVGEQIVEAMRAADDNHTHRVSVGLAVAVPDEHRAAADLMRRAESALQAARNNGGDRCVGGIAAGTNTAPAPKGLIDRLRELFPKKEDPERKRRTD; this is encoded by the coding sequence ATGAATCACGCCTCGCAGCCTGCATCCGCACTTGAGGCGAAAGCACGCATCACGGAGGCGCTGGAAAAAGCATGGGTGCGCGGGTCGGCGGAAAGCAGCCCTTTGACCGTGGCCGTCGTTTCTTTTGACACGCCGGAAACCCAGGTCGGAGTGCAGATCCTGCAGCGAGCGCTGCAAGTCCACTGCGCGCGGTCCAGAGACATCGTGCTGCGCCGTTCGAGCGATGAATTCGTCGCCATTCTGCCCGATACGCCCCCGCCCGGCGCAAGGCGTGTCGGGGAGCAGATCGTGGAGGCCATGCGGGCGGCGGACGACAATCACACGCACCGCGTCTCGGTCGGCTTGGCTGTGGCTGTTCCGGACGAGCATCGCGCCGCGGCAGACTTGATGCGCAGGGCGGAAAGCGCCCTCCAAGCTGCGCGCAACAACGGCGGGGACCGGTGTGTGGGCGGGATCGCCGCGGGAACAAACACCGCCCCCGCTCCGAAGGGTCTCATTGACCGTTTGCGCGAGTTGTTTCCCAAAAAGGAGGATCCGGAACGCAAGCGCCGGACGGATTAG
- a CDS encoding glycosyltransferase family 2 protein — protein sequence MMCFIHTLIWIIFIYFIALHAIYLVLVLLGAAQIRRYGRAITFAEFERIAKSELSMPVSIVIPAHNEESIIVNTVENALKLNYPQHEVVVVDDGSTDGTVEALVRRFTMHRVDKYGSKRIPTERILGVYESAEHPNLVVVAKENGRRADAINAAVPMTRYPLLCIIDADCVIEPDGLLHMARPFLVDSRLSASAGVVRPSNGLTLENGVIVGRGLPQTLLGLNQEVEYARSFQWARTGLSRLQSMLCISGALLLIKRQVYEAVGGPWPKAITDDIEFAIRINRHIYDRRNKQQQRLAYAPDAVSYTEVPEQYLLYASQRNRWQRGTLQALFRNWRMILNPRYGMTGLFGMPFFIVFEALAPVVEIAAYILAITLLVAGLATLKEVAIFFFLAYITGIFLTLLAVLITETTRLRAASWKDFWKMIAAIFLDNLGFHQFRLVNSVLGTIEYIFLRRRDLGAQMKRITPQTRPA from the coding sequence ATGATGTGCTTCATCCATACCCTGATCTGGATCATTTTCATCTACTTCATCGCGCTGCACGCGATCTACCTAGTGCTCGTGCTGCTCGGGGCCGCGCAGATACGTCGCTACGGACGCGCGATCACCTTCGCGGAATTCGAACGCATCGCGAAATCGGAGCTGTCGATGCCGGTCTCCATTGTCATACCCGCGCACAACGAGGAGTCGATCATCGTCAACACGGTGGAAAACGCCCTCAAGCTCAACTATCCGCAACACGAGGTGGTCGTGGTGGACGACGGATCGACCGACGGGACGGTGGAGGCGCTGGTGCGCCGCTTTACGATGCACCGCGTGGACAAATACGGATCGAAGCGGATCCCGACCGAGCGGATTCTCGGCGTTTACGAGTCGGCCGAACATCCCAATCTGGTTGTGGTCGCCAAGGAGAACGGCCGGCGCGCCGACGCCATCAACGCGGCCGTTCCCATGACGCGCTACCCGCTGCTGTGCATCATCGACGCGGACTGCGTCATAGAACCGGACGGCTTGCTGCACATGGCGCGACCGTTCCTTGTCGATTCGCGCCTTTCCGCTTCGGCCGGAGTCGTCCGTCCGTCCAACGGTCTCACCCTGGAAAACGGCGTCATCGTCGGGCGCGGGCTGCCGCAGACGCTCCTCGGATTGAACCAGGAAGTCGAATACGCGCGCAGCTTCCAGTGGGCGCGCACGGGCTTGAGCCGGCTGCAGAGCATGCTGTGCATTTCCGGTGCGCTGCTTCTCATCAAAAGGCAGGTTTACGAGGCGGTCGGAGGCCCTTGGCCCAAGGCGATCACCGATGACATCGAGTTTGCCATCCGGATAAACCGCCACATTTACGACCGGCGCAACAAGCAGCAGCAACGTTTGGCCTACGCCCCGGATGCGGTTTCCTACACGGAGGTGCCTGAGCAATATCTGCTCTACGCGTCGCAGCGCAACCGCTGGCAGCGCGGCACATTGCAGGCGCTCTTCCGCAACTGGAGGATGATCCTGAACCCCCGCTACGGGATGACCGGCCTCTTCGGCATGCCTTTCTTCATCGTTTTCGAGGCGCTCGCCCCCGTCGTGGAAATCGCCGCTTACATCCTGGCGATCACTCTTCTTGTCGCCGGTCTGGCCACGTTGAAGGAAGTCGCCATCTTCTTTTTCCTCGCCTACATCACCGGCATTTTCCTCACGCTGCTCGCGGTGCTCATCACCGAAACCACGCGCCTGCGCGCGGCTTCGTGGAAGGATTTCTGGAAGATGATCGCCGCGATCTTCCTCGACAATCTCGGCTTCCACCAATTCCGACTGGTGAACTCCGTGCTCGGAACGATCGAATACATTTTCCTGCGCCGCCGGGACCTTGGCGCGCAGATGAAACGCATCACACCGCAGACGAGACCCGCATGA
- the deoC gene encoding deoxyribose-phosphate aldolase has product MTRQSPSFGRVDQIMVEERAATFTKRSIKTESKLQGLRMVFSMLDLTTLEGRDTPGKVMTICHKAMHPAPDRYKVGPVAAVCVYPNLVPAAKAFLRGSNVKVAAVATYFPSGQSSMKTKLEDTRVALNAGADEIDMVIDRAAFLRGEYAKVHDEIAAVKQLCGDVHLKVILETGELVTYDNVRAASMIAMQAGGDFIKTSTGKVSPAATLPVTLVMLDAIREFFFATGVRIGMKPAGGIRTAKQALQYLVMVNETLGDDWLTPDLFRLGASTLANDILLQIAKSVDGRYQSGDYFSLP; this is encoded by the coding sequence ATGACGCGCCAATCACCGTCCTTCGGGCGGGTCGACCAGATTATGGTCGAAGAACGCGCGGCCACTTTCACCAAACGCAGCATCAAGACCGAATCGAAGCTGCAAGGTCTGCGCATGGTTTTCTCCATGCTCGACCTCACCACGCTGGAGGGGCGCGACACGCCGGGGAAGGTGATGACCATTTGCCACAAAGCCATGCATCCCGCGCCCGACCGCTACAAAGTCGGCCCCGTCGCCGCGGTCTGCGTTTATCCGAACCTCGTTCCGGCGGCCAAAGCTTTCCTCCGCGGCTCGAATGTCAAAGTCGCCGCGGTGGCCACTTATTTTCCGAGCGGACAGTCCTCGATGAAAACCAAACTTGAGGATACGCGCGTCGCGCTCAATGCCGGCGCCGACGAAATCGACATGGTCATCGATCGCGCCGCTTTCCTCCGTGGCGAATATGCCAAGGTCCATGATGAGATCGCCGCAGTGAAACAGCTCTGCGGTGACGTCCACCTCAAGGTCATCCTCGAGACGGGCGAACTCGTCACCTACGACAATGTGCGCGCCGCGAGCATGATTGCCATGCAAGCGGGCGGGGATTTCATCAAGACGTCGACCGGCAAGGTCAGTCCGGCGGCCACGTTGCCTGTCACACTGGTCATGCTTGATGCCATCCGCGAATTTTTCTTCGCCACCGGCGTGCGCATCGGCATGAAGCCGGCCGGCGGAATCCGCACGGCCAAGCAGGCCCTGCAATATCTGGTCATGGTCAACGAAACCCTCGGTGACGACTGGCTCACGCCCGATCTCTTCCGCCTCGGCGCCAGCACGCTGGCCAATGACATCCTTCTCCAGATCGCCAAGTCCGTCGACGGACGCTACCAAAGCGGCGACTACTTCTCCCTGCCATGA
- a CDS encoding aldehyde dehydrogenase family protein encodes MSKKTKKLVTRTASITAPAHAAPVPVRDRHLRFNERWNYSPAPEVHTDITIKPRYELFIGGKFVKPSSGKYFPSINPATEKQHAEIAQGTAADVDKAVKAARRAYEKTWGKMPGRERGKYLFRIARLLQEKIRDLAVLESLDGGKTIRESRNIDLPLVAAHFFYHAGWADKLDYAFPGRKPRPLGVAGQIIPWNFPLLMAAWKLAPALACGNTCVLKPAETTSVTAMHLAEILAEADLPGGVVNIVTGFGDTGAAIVNHPDIDKLAFTGSTEVGKIIAKSVAGTRKKLTLELGGKAANIICEDAPIDQAVEGVIQGIYFNQGHVCCAGSRLFVQESIVEPVIRRLRNRLATLRVGDPLDKNTDIGAINSREQLGRIRELVESGQKEGAELYQPPCKLPSKGFFCAPGFFTGVTDSHRIAQEEIFGPVLSVMTFRTPEEALERANNTSYGLSAGVWTDKGSKAFKLATQLRAGVVWAETYNKFDPASPFGGYKESGFGREGGKQGLLAYLRT; translated from the coding sequence ATGAGCAAAAAAACGAAGAAACTCGTCACCCGCACGGCGTCCATCACAGCGCCCGCCCACGCCGCACCCGTTCCGGTTCGCGACCGCCATCTGCGCTTCAACGAGCGCTGGAACTACTCGCCCGCGCCCGAAGTTCACACCGACATCACGATCAAGCCGCGTTACGAACTCTTCATTGGCGGCAAATTCGTCAAACCGTCCTCGGGCAAATATTTCCCGTCGATCAATCCGGCCACGGAAAAGCAGCATGCAGAGATCGCCCAAGGCACCGCGGCCGACGTGGACAAGGCGGTCAAGGCCGCGCGCCGGGCGTACGAAAAAACGTGGGGCAAGATGCCCGGACGCGAACGCGGCAAATATCTCTTTCGCATCGCGCGCCTCCTGCAGGAAAAAATCCGCGATCTCGCCGTCCTCGAATCGCTCGACGGCGGCAAAACCATCCGCGAGAGCCGCAACATCGACTTGCCGCTTGTCGCCGCGCACTTCTTCTACCATGCGGGCTGGGCCGACAAGCTCGACTATGCGTTCCCCGGTCGCAAGCCGCGCCCGCTCGGAGTGGCCGGCCAGATCATCCCGTGGAATTTCCCGCTGCTCATGGCCGCATGGAAGCTCGCGCCCGCTCTGGCTTGCGGCAACACCTGTGTGCTCAAACCGGCCGAAACGACATCGGTCACCGCCATGCATCTTGCGGAGATCCTCGCAGAAGCCGATTTGCCCGGGGGCGTGGTGAATATCGTCACCGGTTTCGGCGACACCGGCGCGGCCATCGTCAATCATCCGGACATCGACAAGCTCGCCTTCACAGGCTCGACCGAAGTCGGGAAAATCATCGCCAAGTCCGTGGCCGGAACGCGCAAGAAGCTGACGCTCGAGTTGGGCGGCAAGGCGGCGAACATCATTTGCGAGGACGCGCCCATCGACCAGGCCGTCGAGGGTGTCATTCAGGGGATCTATTTCAACCAAGGCCACGTTTGCTGCGCGGGTTCGCGCTTGTTCGTGCAGGAAAGCATCGTCGAGCCGGTCATCCGCCGCCTGCGCAACCGTCTCGCAACGTTGCGTGTCGGCGATCCGCTCGACAAAAACACCGACATCGGCGCGATCAACAGCCGCGAGCAACTCGGCAGGATCCGCGAGTTGGTCGAGAGCGGACAAAAGGAAGGTGCCGAACTTTACCAGCCGCCGTGCAAACTCCCGTCGAAAGGTTTTTTCTGCGCGCCGGGCTTTTTCACCGGCGTGACCGATTCTCATCGCATCGCGCAGGAAGAGATTTTCGGACCCGTCCTCAGCGTGATGACCTTCCGCACACCGGAAGAAGCGCTGGAGCGTGCGAACAACACATCTTACGGCTTGAGCGCGGGAGTTTGGACCGACAAGGGCAGCAAAGCTTTCAAACTCGCCACGCAGCTGCGTGCCGGGGTGGTTTGGGCCGAGACCTACAACAAGTTCGATCCAGCCAGCCCTTTCGGCGGCTACAAGGAAAGCGGTTTCGGGCGAGAAGGCGGGAAGCAGGGACTTCTTGCCTACCTCAGGACCTGA